The nucleotide sequence TTCCAGAGCCGGTCAGCACCACCTCTAGCTGTGCCTGCTGCAGTGCCCTGGGGTGCCCCTCTTCTTCCTAACTTGGAGGCAGCTGAACTCAAACGAGAAAACCAGCGACTGAAGGATGAACTCCACAGATGGGCCACAGAGGGAGCCAAAAGAGAAGAATCTGGAACCAGAGCCAGGTGAAATGGCTGTGGGTTCATTCCTTTTTCCCTGATCCATTTGACCATGCGCTAGTCAAAGATGAGAATGATTTTATAAAATGTATAGACCACAATTTTAAAACCTTAAAAATCTCTCCAGCGGTTCACATAATATAgtgtgaaatatttatttttaaaatacatataaaaccaaCAGAACTTAAATACATGCATAATTaccaggattcaaattcccacatagccatgaagctcactgggtgaccttgggccagtcactgcctctcagcctcatgaaaaccctattcatagggtcgccataagtcggaattgacttgaaggctgtacatttaCATTATCAGGTGGTACTCAATGAAATAGTTGTGCACATGCGAGGATTTTTTCCCCTGCGTGCGCCCTACACCATTCCCAAATCTGATCCGGAGCGTTGGGGGGAAATCttggaacagatttagagggggtgcagtggaggagaagggaagaatgttctgttgcacaGAAGGAATCCTTATGCTGACAGAACATTcaccttagtgctatgttgaatacaacctattgttatttattttatttctgaatcTCTTCCTGTAAGGAAATAAATAACAatagttgtattcaatgtagcactaaggcgAATGTACGATGAATGCTGTGAACACCTTCCCCTAGGCACATTGTCCCCCAACTTTGCTCTGTTCACCATATCGCTCTGGTATTCTTCCCCGTTTGCCTGGGAACCACCTTGTATGTTGTGGAGATCAGCGGCCCTTAGACAGAAAACATCCTGGAATCCATTGCCTGTACTCTTGAACTAGCAGGACCTAGAACGGTACCCCCTGGAGGTAGGAGAACTTTCTGACACCTTTCTTCTTTGTATCACAGGTCATTGGATAGAGAAGCTGAGCCCTCAAATGTGTGTCACACCTTGGCCATGTCCCAACAGGCTGAGATCATCTCTCACCAGCTGCACGAGATCCAGCGGTTAGAGGCTGAGCTAGCCACTGTTCGAGTTGCCTCAGCCCAGCAGGAGGCAGCAGCGGCCAGTCGGGAAAAGACCCTCTCTTGCCTTCAGAGTGAGTTTGCAGAGCTCAAGAACCAGAGTGAGGCAGAAGCTGCTGGCTTGAAGGCAGAGCTAGAGGAAGTCAGAAGGAGCAGCAAACTGGAGACTGAGACTCTCGGGCAAGAGCTGGAGGAGCTTAAGAGGCGGAGGCAGTTGGAAGCTGATTCTCTGAGGGAGGAGCTGGAGCTGACCAAGGAAAGGTATGGCCATGAACTTGGACTGGCCCGAAGAGAGCTGCAGGGGGTGCTTGAAGAAGCAGAAGCTGAGCGAAAGAGGCAAGAGCAGAGGGTGCGGGAGTGCCTACAGACAGCGCTCAGGGAGCACCAGGCAGAGGTAAGTCTTCAAAGGAAAGCATTCTGAAGGAAAAGGTTGTTTTGAGAGGGCATAGAATAAAATGGCTTGCAATAGGACCTCTGGTAGACAACTCtaggccagggatgaggaaccagtGGCCCATAGATGTTGGACCTCAgttcccatccgccccagccagcacagccagtgggtCGAGGTGATGGGCATTGTAGCCCAGCAAAATCCAGAgtgccacaggttgcccatccttgctctagattTTCCTGGAGAATGAGAAATTTGGTGTATACTAATAGGAGGAGGCTGACTGCCTGAACTCTAGTCTCTTCCCCTCTTTCCCACAGTTGTCCAGACTCTCTGAAGTCCATGGGACTGAACTTGCATCCCTGAAGCATCAACTCTGTGCGCTCAAACAGGATTTGGAAGCTCAGCATAAGGAGGCTGTCCAATTAAGGGAAAAGAAGGATGTTCTGCAGACCCAACTCAGGTGTGCCCCATTCCCCCAAGGGCCTCCTAGACTTGTCTCCAGGCTATGCCCAAAGCAACCTCTTGTTTTTCTCCTCCAGTGCAGCTGAGGCAGAGCTCACTTCCCAGAATGCATTGCTGCTGCAGCTGAAGACCTACGTTGGGGAACAGGAGTCAAAGCAACCCAGTTCTGAGCAGGAACAACTGATAAGGAGAGTGCAGGTGAGATCTAGGGAGCTTCCAGACAGGGTTGATGTAGCGTATCTAACTTTCTGTTGTGCTTTAAGCTGCAAGTGGCATACAGACTTCTGGAATCCAAATAAACATTCTATAACCAACTAGGCAAGTCCCCCTTTCTTTAGccccagattttttggggggcggggaggtcGTTGGGAACATAGTGTGGAGAGagattaaatattccctcccACATTGTTGAAATCCCAGTTGTGATTGCCCTCCCTGCTGAACTTGCAATGGGGATGGGAGAACAGCAATGCTATTTGGAAAGGCAAGGagcaaagcaggagtggggaacagggTCCGCCCAGGTGGGTGGGGACTATATAgctgtcaatcacttgatgtGACACAAGCTCTAAGTTTATCTCACTTTGAACTTGCGGTAAGCGCTGGTCAgctgattgttccttggcaagtgagGCTTGCTGTAAAAGCCAGTCAGGAGCGCATTTTAAGATgtccaattgttcctttgtagctGCAGCTTTGCCTGACTTACACCTGGCATTGCGtataacatcaggtgtggggcaggtgagcatggtttggggaaaatggccttgcaggctaaATTATGCGGGGCCcatgctggaggttccccactgctgggtTAAAGTGATAAAGCTGATTcctagagagaagagagagaccaGAAAGAATGAATGGTTAGAGCAATCCATACAGGCAATAACTGAATAACTTACTGAACAGGTGCATGATGGTCCACCTATAGCTGGGGAAATTATGCAAACTGTTCTgttgtgttaaaaaaaaagtcatgttTTCTGAGCTCTggataaaaaaagggggggaaagctgaaTAGAAAAACGTGGGAACAGGTTATTTTGTTAATCATGTCATGCAGATGCTCCATAAAAAGTATGACTGTTCCACAGAAAATACCTGGTGTGGAAACAGCCCTGGAAAGGAAAAAGCACACAGGCCCTGAAATAGCAGGGCTCCTTTTCTTCTGCATGGATTTCTGGGTATGCAACAATTCCCCCACCTTTCCTGCAGTGGCTAAACCCTGCTTTCCTCCTATTTCAGCAACTGGAAGATGAGAATGATGCCTTGAAAATTACAGCTGAGCTGTTGCAGGTTCGCCTAACTTCTCTCAGTGATATTCTGACACTACAGGAGACGGAACTCTGCAAGAAGGTAGCTACATTTGAGGACACGGGGGTTGGTACCATTCCCTTAGGACAGATTAGTGGATAATAGTTACCTTGCTGATGCCAAAGGACACATGATTGCCAACTGTTAAATATAACAATTTTTGATGAACAGAGCATTGCCCACCCTCGAAAAGTTCATTGCAGGATAGCATTTCCCAAAATGTAGCACACTTTCTTCTCAGTGTTATTTGGAGGCCCTTTGATGACGGGGTGGCCAACCTGTGGCTCCCCTGATGTTGCTGAATTCTAGGCAACATAGCCAACGAtcggggatgatggcagttgcagtacgacagcatttggagggctgcaTATTTCCCAACTCTGCTTTATAATCTATAATCCTTATAAGAAGtatcttttctgccctttccctgGACGAAGAGCCAGAGCAGAAAATGACGCATGGAGCATGTCTGCCCTACAAACTGAAATAGGTTTTAAATCCACTTTACAGCCATAGCGGGTTGGAGAAAATGGTTCTACCCCAGCTTTTGCCCTGACTTGCTAGTTCTCTgtgcacatggattttttttttccgcGGGGGAGAATTCTATCAGGCAAGCCCTTCTCTGCAATTAGAAGCTGTACAGTCCACACGCAGGTTTGTCACTTGAACTGCTTTTTGTAAAAACGAGGCCTTGGCTTTTTCTGGGTCTCACCAGCGGCACAGGTCCTCTTTGGGTTTGCACTGCAGTCATTTCCAGAGCAACTGCAATGGTGACGGGCACCGAATGCATAGGATGGTTTCTTTCATGTCTGACCCTCTCAGGTGCAGCTCCAGGACCCTCTTCAGCCTGAGTCATCTCGGAAACTTCAGTCCTTGCTGACCCGGTGGCGGGAGAAAGTCTTTTCCCTCCTGGTGCTGCTGAAATCTCAGGAGCTCAGCCACAGGGATGCCACTAAACAGCTAGAAAGGAAGGTATGTGCTTGGATTGAGGGAGGGGGCTCTGGTGGGTTAGAGCAGGGAGAACTTGAAAGCCCAAAAATTCACTGGAAATGGAGTGGGGTAGAGCATGAGAATTGTGGGTTCTCCaagaaggagaagggagagaagggaCTGAGATAGAAGAATTGGATTCTCCAATGGTGGTGGGGTTCCTGTGAGAGGGTCTGGCTCAGTGTGATTAGGAACCACTGGCCTGCAGACTTCATTATGTGActcatgaggccatttcccccaaaactgTGTCTGCCTGCCCTGCACCTGACATTATATAAGGTGTTACAGCTGCAAAGGATCAATCAGGAGTCTTTAAGTGTGCTCCGATTTGTTCTTTGGCAAGAGAGACATGCTGTGAGCACTGAGCAGGTGAGTGGCACTGACAACAAGCCTCACAGGGATTGGCTGCACTGAGGAGTAGTGAATCCCTCTAGTGCTGCTGATTTCCTGCTTTCAGCAGCGAACTTTTGCAACCCAGTTTGAGTTCAATCCGGGATGcaagggaagaaaggaaagaattaGGAGCGCATTTAGTGTGTGCTCCCAATTCTTTCCATTGAAGttgagtcacctgatgtcatagtgatGTTAGGTAACTGACAGGTGAGCGgctccacccatctgtcaaaatggCCTGCAGGAGGTGTGAGAGCTCAGGATCTGGCCCATCAGCCAGATCCTATTCTTCATCACTGGTCTAACTGGATGGAAAGGAGAAAGCACTTGACGACATAATGCAGGAACCCATGGGTTAATGCAAGGATGAGATGTGTGTATCAGGAAATCCTCTGTCCATATCTTTCCTCTGTCATAATCTCCTTAGGTGGCATTAGGCAAGCCGCTTTCTCTTGGCCTCATTTTCCTCACCAGCAGTATGGGGAATTATAATACTTACcttaaagggttgttgtgagtttTACAGcgctatataaatgttaaatagtacagccttgtaaataagccctcAAAAGTTACTAGGCTGCTAAAAGGCTTGAAGCCTATGGATTCATGCTGGCTGTGGAGGAATCTGGAAATTAAGATTTCTAGCCCTTAGCAGGctattgtaaaaaagaaaagaaaaaagaaaaaggcttctACCTACTGGACTGTGAGAAGAGGGATGGATCCTCCAGAAACCTGCTGCATTTCCGTGCTGGTTGCAGAGGAAACCAAGCAGATTAGCAAGTCCGCTCCCTTGCCTGTATGGAATTCCTTGTTGCCTGTGGCTACCAGGCAGGTTATTAAATACTGAAGAGCTGAAGTGTTATTAAATACAtatatttcacatatatgctcatggggtctgaactggcggtgaccgaccaggagagagaccttggggttgtagtggacagcacgatgaaaatgtcgacccagtgtgcggcagctgtgaaaaaggcaaattccatgctagcgataattaggaaaggtattgaaaataaaacagccgatatcatcatgccgttgtataaatctatggtgcggccgcatttggaatactgtgtacagttctggtcgcctcatctcaaaaaggatattctagagttggaaaaggttcagaagagggcaaccagaatgatcaaggggatggagcgactcccttacaaggaaaggttgcagcatttggggctttttagtttagagaaaaggcgggtcagaggagacatgatagaagtgtataaaattatgcatggcattgagaaagtggatagagaaaagttcttctccctctctcataatactagaactcgtggacattcaaagaagctgaatgttggaagattcaggacagacaaaaggaagtacttctttactcagcgcatagttaaactatggaatttgctcccacaagatgcagtaatggccaccagcttggacggctttaaaagaagattagacaaattcatggaggacagggctatcaatggctactagccatgatggctgtgctgtgccaccctagtcagaggcagcatgcttctgaaaaccagttgccggaagcctcaggaggggagagtgttcttgcactcgggtcctgcttgcgggcttcccccaggcacctggttggccactgtgagaacaggatgctggactagatgggccactggcctgatccagcaggctcttcttatgttcttatgaaatggactgccttcaagtcaatccctacttatggctaccctatgaataaggttttcacggtga is from Rhineura floridana isolate rRhiFlo1 chromosome 3, rRhiFlo1.hap2, whole genome shotgun sequence and encodes:
- the CCHCR1 gene encoding coiled-coil alpha-helical rod protein 1 isoform X2, which produces MDRRNDSDRQLNPPAAFRGPRPIGPRGLMPPSHFQSRSAPPLAVPAAVPWGAPLLPNLEAAELKRENQRLKDELHRWATEGAKREESGTRARSLDREAEPSNVCHTLAMSQQAEIISHQLHEIQRLEAELATVRVASAQQEAAAASREKTLSCLQSEFAELKNQSEAEAAGLKAELEEVRRSSKLETETLGQELEELKRRRQLEADSLREELELTKERYGHELGLARRELQGVLEEAEAERKRQEQRVRECLQTALREHQAELSRLSEVHGTELASLKHQLCALKQDLEAQHKEAVQLREKKDVLQTQLSAAEAELTSQNALLLQLKTYVGEQESKQPSSEQEQLIRRVQQLEDENDALKITAELLQVRLTSLSDILTLQETELCKKVQLQDPLQPESSRKLQSLLTRWREKVFSLLVLLKSQELSHRDATKQLERKVKELAEEVESREQKVALLLHSLEDKTAEANVERVRNKALQAEALRSNELAQDLQRRAETGENAIRDLVDFVSRLNQQLMGQEDAWRAALSRLAGLGNRVAFAAKRVDTIQGLVCQKLALARLQQDERPCTTRSDHEKIQPSYEDLQAELQMLHEERDQLSMELKRGAQLIEKKVVEARERAESELKDMRETSQSLQEALEAKALVGQALREQQEATEKQLEAAYSNLQRSEEAAESLRQELGQLRAEYERALQEKVTEVETQLRKDLSEMEKGLNDARREHTKAGYLEAGRALGPASTESAGSSPGPSRINWEHWNEASI